One genomic segment of Pseudonocardia sp. T1-2H includes these proteins:
- a CDS encoding alpha/beta fold hydrolase, with translation MTDANSTSSAVTVVLVHGAFADASGWGGVIERPHAADVPVRAVANPLRGVATDSAYVASVIRQVPGPVLAVGHSYGGAVITNAVTAADNVVGLVCRDGRIAAADRRHRVRGEERCAGVEESPVLGGGGHR, from the coding sequence ATGACCGATGCGAACTCGACCTCGAGTGCCGTGACCGTCGTCCTCGTCCACGGCGCCTTCGCGGACGCCTCCGGATGGGGCGGAGTGATCGAGCGGCCGCACGCGGCCGATGTGCCGGTGCGGGCCGTGGCCAACCCGCTGCGCGGCGTCGCCACCGACTCCGCGTACGTCGCCAGTGTGATCCGTCAGGTTCCCGGCCCGGTACTGGCCGTCGGCCACTCCTACGGCGGGGCGGTGATCACCAATGCGGTCACGGCGGCGGACAACGTCGTCGGCCTGGTCTGCCGTGATGGGCGTATCGCAGCGGCCGATCGCCGCCATCGCGTTCGGGGAGAAGAACGGTGTGCCGGCGTGGAGGAGTCTCCCGTCCTGGGCGGTGGTGGCCACCGGTGA
- a CDS encoding MaoC family dehydratase: MTTHTGWRGRFYEDFVVGDVYEHPLGRTITTTDNIWFTLLTQNTAPLHFDHEYAARTEFGKPLVNSALTLSLVAGQSVTDVSQNVFANLGWEKVTLPHPVFEGDTIRSRSRVQAVRESASRPGLGVVTVSTTGLKQTGEVVIEFTRTLLVYKRGHGPRAEQAS, translated from the coding sequence ATGACGACGCACACGGGCTGGCGGGGCCGGTTCTACGAGGACTTCGTGGTGGGCGACGTGTACGAGCACCCGCTCGGGCGCACGATCACCACCACCGACAACATCTGGTTCACCCTGCTCACCCAGAACACCGCGCCGCTGCACTTCGACCACGAGTACGCCGCGCGCACCGAGTTCGGGAAGCCGCTGGTGAACTCCGCGTTGACGCTGTCGCTCGTCGCCGGGCAGAGCGTCACCGACGTGTCGCAGAACGTCTTCGCCAACCTGGGCTGGGAGAAGGTCACGCTCCCCCACCCCGTCTTCGAGGGCGACACGATCCGCTCGCGGTCGAGGGTGCAGGCCGTGCGCGAGTCCGCGTCGCGGCCCGGGCTGGGCGTCGTCACCGTCTCGACGACCGGGCTGAAGCAGACCGGTGAGGTCGTCATCGAGTTCACCCGCACCCTGCTGGTCTACAAGCGCGGGCACGGCCCGCGGGCGGAGCAGGCGTCGTGA
- a CDS encoding LLM class flavin-dependent oxidoreductase produces the protein MDGPEYGLVLCSQFPPGDDATARFAEQVEQVHHVRDAGFTSVWATQHYLAEEFQYLHPLAVLGRLVPETGDMRIGTAITLMTLAHPVDMAEQLATLDILSGGRLTVGAGLGYRDLEFDAFGIPRDRRLRRFRENLDLVLRLWTDDEVSFDGDAGRLDGVRPVLRPVQRPHPPVWLAGHTDKALTRTAGMGLPWLAAAAHVDADHLRRQAAFFRAACAEQGRPGTEVNVLQEIYVGESDEQTIEDVRDALAAKYAAYRAWGQDQVLPESQSFDKAFDDLRRGRFVLGGPESCRRQLEELITTVGPSHVLLRPQWPGLPHERVMGSLRRLTGEVLPALAPAAAART, from the coding sequence ATGGACGGTCCCGAGTACGGCCTGGTGCTCTGCAGCCAGTTCCCACCGGGCGACGACGCCACAGCGCGCTTCGCCGAGCAGGTGGAGCAGGTGCACCATGTGCGCGACGCCGGCTTCACCTCGGTCTGGGCCACCCAGCACTACCTGGCCGAGGAGTTCCAGTACCTGCACCCGCTCGCGGTGCTGGGCAGGCTCGTCCCGGAGACCGGCGACATGCGGATCGGCACGGCCATCACCCTGATGACACTGGCCCACCCCGTCGACATGGCCGAGCAGCTCGCCACGCTGGACATCCTGTCCGGCGGGCGGCTGACCGTCGGGGCGGGCCTGGGCTACCGCGACCTCGAGTTCGACGCGTTCGGCATCCCGCGCGACCGGCGGCTGCGCCGCTTCCGCGAGAACCTCGACCTCGTGCTGCGGCTGTGGACCGACGACGAGGTGAGCTTCGACGGCGACGCGGGACGGCTCGACGGTGTGCGGCCGGTGCTGCGCCCCGTGCAGCGCCCGCACCCGCCGGTCTGGCTGGCCGGGCACACCGACAAGGCGCTGACCCGCACCGCGGGCATGGGGCTGCCGTGGCTCGCGGCCGCCGCCCACGTCGACGCCGACCATCTGCGACGCCAGGCCGCGTTCTTCCGTGCGGCCTGCGCCGAGCAGGGCAGGCCGGGCACCGAGGTGAACGTGCTGCAGGAGATCTACGTCGGGGAGTCCGACGAGCAGACGATCGAGGACGTCCGGGATGCGCTCGCGGCCAAGTACGCGGCCTACCGGGCATGGGGACAGGACCAGGTGCTCCCGGAGTCGCAGTCCTTCGACAAGGCGTTCGACGACCTGCGCCGCGGCCGGTTCGTCCTGGGGGGCCCGGAGAGCTGCCGCCGGCAGCTCGAGGAGCTGATCACGACGGTCGGGCCGTCCCACGTGCTGCTGCGCCCGCAGTGGCCGGGGCTGCCGCACGAGCGGGTGATGGGGAGCCTGCGTCGCCTGACGGGCGAGGTGCTCCCGGCGCTCGCCCCGGCCGCGGCGGCGCGGACATGA
- a CDS encoding TRAP transporter large permease: MIADGVIVSLAVVLLLVLIAVRAPIFVALGVSGVVGMLGLGGLTGIELVPLALVSQLQEYALVAAPLYILLGEALAVSGLGRDLFGAAHRWFSRVPGGLGASAVGASTLFGAMSGVSISSVAVIGRMAVPEMLDRGYRPAFASGAVAASGALAMLIPPSLMFILYSSVTGESVAALFAGGLLPGLLLAAMMIVYIVLRAKLAPANAPVDEERFTWRQRVVAVGRISPALVLIALVLGSIYTGFATPTEAAAVGALAAFAVTGLIYHKLGWANLKKIFVSTAAVTASVLVIVGAAFVFTQMLVMARIPDAVTNFVVGLDVPATVIMIGIMLILIVLGCLVDAASLLLVVTPILVPAVTELGYDPIWFGVLLVVNLEIAVITPPVGLNLYTMKSVVPGLDLSDIFRGITPYILIEAALLGFLIAIPEIATYLPGLLS; the protein is encoded by the coding sequence ATGATCGCCGACGGAGTGATCGTCAGCCTCGCGGTGGTGCTGCTGCTCGTGCTCATCGCTGTGCGCGCGCCGATCTTCGTGGCGCTCGGGGTCTCCGGCGTCGTGGGGATGCTCGGACTCGGTGGGCTCACCGGCATCGAGCTCGTGCCGCTGGCGCTCGTCTCGCAGCTGCAGGAATACGCGCTCGTCGCGGCGCCGCTCTACATCCTGCTCGGTGAGGCGTTGGCGGTCAGCGGGCTGGGCCGCGACCTGTTCGGTGCCGCCCACCGCTGGTTCAGCCGGGTGCCCGGCGGGCTCGGGGCGTCGGCGGTCGGGGCGTCCACGCTGTTCGGGGCGATGTCGGGGGTGAGCATCTCCTCGGTCGCGGTGATCGGCCGGATGGCCGTGCCGGAGATGCTGGACCGGGGATACCGGCCCGCGTTCGCGAGCGGCGCCGTGGCGGCGTCCGGGGCGCTGGCGATGCTGATCCCGCCGAGCCTGATGTTCATCCTCTACTCGTCGGTGACGGGCGAGAGCGTGGCGGCGCTGTTCGCGGGCGGGCTGCTGCCGGGCCTGCTGCTCGCCGCGATGATGATCGTCTACATCGTCCTGCGGGCGAAGCTGGCGCCGGCCAACGCGCCGGTCGACGAAGAGCGCTTCACCTGGCGCCAGCGGGTGGTCGCCGTGGGCCGGATCTCCCCGGCGCTGGTGCTGATCGCGCTGGTGCTCGGCTCGATCTACACCGGCTTCGCCACTCCCACCGAGGCCGCGGCGGTCGGCGCGCTGGCGGCGTTCGCCGTCACCGGCCTGATCTACCACAAGCTCGGGTGGGCCAACCTCAAGAAGATCTTCGTGTCCACGGCGGCGGTGACCGCGTCGGTCCTGGTGATCGTCGGGGCCGCGTTCGTGTTCACGCAGATGCTCGTGATGGCCCGGATCCCCGACGCCGTGACGAACTTCGTGGTCGGGCTGGACGTCCCGGCCACGGTGATCATGATCGGGATCATGCTCATCCTGATCGTGCTGGGCTGTCTGGTGGACGCAGCGTCGCTGCTGCTGGTGGTGACCCCGATCCTGGTGCCCGCGGTCACCGAGCTGGGCTACGACCCGATCTGGTTCGGGGTGCTGCTGGTGGTCAACCTGGAGATCGCGGTGATCACGCCGCCGGTCGGGCTGAACCTCTACACGATGAAGTCGGTGGTGCCCGGGCTCGATCTGAGCGACATCTTCCGCGGGATCACCCCCTACATCCTGATCGAGGCCGCCCTGCTCGGCTTCCTGATCGCGATACCGGAGATCGCCACCTACCTACCGGGGCTGCTGTCGTGA
- a CDS encoding TRAP transporter small permease has protein sequence MLTRARRAVLACTATMAVIAMVVVGLMMLTITYDVLARFLFAAPTDWAYPLNSVGVLVATTLAVPHLWATGNHISMDLVHRALPPGARRVADIVTTVAACFLGLVLAVTAFRSMTVAIAGGLTGAGTFNIPLWMPDAVLFVTGVFLVLAAALFPPDPGAGRLPEEPPADDLSAADALTTDPLTGTTEATR, from the coding sequence GTGCTGACCAGGGCCCGGCGGGCCGTGCTCGCCTGTACCGCGACGATGGCCGTGATCGCGATGGTCGTCGTCGGGCTGATGATGCTCACGATCACCTACGACGTGCTGGCGCGCTTCCTGTTCGCGGCCCCGACCGACTGGGCCTATCCCCTCAACTCGGTCGGCGTCCTCGTGGCGACCACGCTGGCGGTGCCGCACCTCTGGGCCACCGGCAACCACATCTCCATGGACCTGGTGCACCGCGCGCTGCCGCCGGGTGCCCGCCGGGTCGCCGACATCGTGACGACGGTGGCCGCCTGTTTCCTCGGCCTCGTGCTGGCCGTCACCGCGTTCCGGTCGATGACCGTGGCGATCGCGGGCGGCCTCACCGGCGCCGGCACCTTCAACATCCCGCTGTGGATGCCGGACGCGGTGCTGTTCGTCACCGGGGTGTTCCTCGTGCTGGCCGCGGCGCTGTTCCCGCCCGACCCCGGCGCCGGGCGGCTACCCGAAGAGCCGCCCGCCGACGACCTGTCCGCGGCGGACGCGCTGACCACCGATCCGCTCACCGGCACCACGGAGGCCACCCGATGA
- a CDS encoding acyl-CoA dehydrogenase family protein: MTVAAGTDLRRDLRGLIDRICADYPDAYWREVDEARRYPEEFVDALTRTGCLGALVPEEYGGLGLGLGDASVLLEGINANGANAGPVHAQLYTMGSVLRHGSEEQKRRYLPDIASGALRLQAFGVTEPTAGTDTTSIRTTAVRTDDGYVINGQKVFISRVQHSDLMLLLARTTPRDQVQRKSDGLSLFLIDLRQVEGVELRPLRTMVNHETNEVFLTDVHVPADALIGEEGRGFRYVLDGMNAERILVAAECIGDGRWFVERASRYASERVVFDRPIGRNQGVQFPIARAHVHVEAADLMRWKAADLFDAGQPCGAEANMAKLLAADASWEAADVALQTHGGYGFTAEYDIERKFRETRLYQVAPVSTNLILSYVGEHVLGMPRSF, from the coding sequence GTGACGGTCGCCGCCGGCACCGATCTGCGCCGGGACCTGCGCGGGCTCATCGACCGGATCTGCGCCGACTACCCCGACGCCTACTGGCGCGAGGTCGACGAGGCGCGCCGCTACCCCGAGGAGTTCGTCGACGCGCTCACCCGCACCGGTTGCCTCGGCGCTCTCGTCCCCGAGGAGTACGGCGGCCTGGGCCTGGGCCTGGGCGACGCCTCGGTGCTGCTCGAGGGCATCAACGCCAACGGGGCCAACGCCGGGCCGGTGCACGCGCAGCTCTACACGATGGGATCGGTGCTGCGCCACGGCAGCGAGGAGCAGAAGCGGCGCTACCTGCCCGACATCGCCTCGGGTGCCCTGCGGCTGCAGGCCTTCGGGGTCACCGAACCCACCGCCGGCACCGACACCACCAGCATCCGCACCACCGCCGTCCGCACCGACGACGGGTACGTGATCAACGGCCAGAAGGTCTTCATCTCCCGCGTGCAGCACTCCGACCTGATGCTGCTGCTCGCCCGCACCACCCCGCGCGACCAGGTACAGCGCAAGTCCGACGGCCTCTCGCTGTTCCTCATCGACCTGCGCCAGGTCGAGGGCGTCGAGCTCCGTCCCTTGCGGACGATGGTGAACCACGAGACGAACGAGGTCTTCCTCACCGACGTCCACGTCCCGGCCGACGCGCTGATCGGCGAGGAGGGCCGGGGTTTCCGCTACGTCCTGGACGGCATGAACGCCGAGCGGATCCTCGTCGCGGCCGAGTGCATCGGCGACGGCCGCTGGTTCGTGGAGCGGGCGTCGCGCTACGCCTCGGAGCGGGTGGTCTTCGACCGGCCGATCGGGCGCAACCAGGGCGTGCAGTTCCCCATCGCCCGCGCTCACGTGCACGTCGAGGCCGCGGACCTGATGCGCTGGAAGGCCGCCGACCTGTTCGACGCCGGGCAGCCCTGCGGGGCGGAGGCCAACATGGCCAAGCTGCTCGCGGCCGACGCGTCCTGGGAGGCGGCCGACGTGGCGCTGCAGACCCACGGCGGCTACGGCTTCACCGCCGAGTACGACATCGAGCGCAAGTTCCGCGAGACGCGGCTCTACCAGGTGGCCCCCGTCTCGACGAACCTGATCCTGTCCTATGTGGGCGAGCACGTCCTGGGGATGCCGCGCTCGTTCTGA
- a CDS encoding LuxR C-terminal-related transcriptional regulator: protein MLDRLEHQTALVAATGGRREAYSVQELLHTYLLADLQRQGERRVAGLHAVAARWWAGQDQPVQALEHAAQSHETGLLTDLLHRFAVPLLLVGDHEPLRRALSRIGAHATATDPWLSLPSALSNLEAGELVAARGDLHHARQFWPAHGPVELAVLRAVAEQFGAGTPSPAPSAIANTDELPAEPELEALARLSRGNARLEHDDRIGARTEFEAALALSCRYGFDYLQMQCLALLGVVAAVSGDLRTMRAVSSDALLAAADHGWERTSWSTAATAMLAYSELMRSEATAAERLAADCLAPGPAASSPQSWFTLQSVHGAAVFDLGDRAGGLAELQQARSDFGAVEAGAEQCAAMALLEFRAALLLGHSTAALSALAWFAERTGDSGDLSTMRAWVESAGGRRDQARSLIRPVLNGSARTLLPSTVVDAWLLETSIAVAAGERPAARRALQTALAVAEPLDAIRPFALAEPSVRELLIHQHGSFGAWDEIADRALAAGAGHTPQRAILSEREITVLGLLPSLLSLDDIAADLAVSVNTVKSHVRSIYAKLGVSSRRLAVLAAHEHGLLGSGAR, encoded by the coding sequence ATGCTTGACCGGCTCGAGCACCAGACCGCCCTCGTCGCCGCCACCGGGGGGCGGCGCGAGGCCTACAGCGTCCAGGAGCTCCTGCACACCTACCTGCTCGCCGACCTGCAGCGCCAGGGCGAGCGACGGGTGGCCGGCCTGCACGCCGTGGCCGCCCGCTGGTGGGCGGGCCAGGACCAGCCGGTGCAAGCCCTCGAACACGCCGCGCAGAGCCATGAGACGGGCCTGCTGACCGACCTGCTGCACCGCTTCGCCGTGCCGCTGCTCCTCGTGGGGGACCACGAGCCGTTGCGCCGTGCGCTGTCGCGCATCGGGGCCCACGCCACCGCGACCGACCCCTGGCTGTCCCTCCCCTCGGCGCTGAGCAACCTCGAGGCCGGGGAGCTCGTCGCCGCACGGGGGGACCTGCACCATGCGCGGCAGTTCTGGCCGGCCCACGGGCCCGTGGAGCTCGCGGTGCTCCGGGCCGTGGCCGAGCAGTTCGGTGCCGGAACGCCCAGCCCGGCCCCGTCCGCGATCGCGAACACCGACGAGCTGCCCGCCGAACCGGAGCTGGAGGCGCTCGCCCGGCTGAGCCGGGGCAACGCCCGGCTCGAGCACGACGACCGGATCGGGGCCCGCACCGAGTTCGAGGCCGCGCTGGCCCTGAGCTGCCGGTACGGTTTCGACTATCTGCAGATGCAGTGCCTCGCGTTGCTGGGTGTCGTCGCGGCCGTCTCCGGCGACCTGCGGACGATGCGGGCCGTGAGCAGCGACGCTCTCCTCGCCGCGGCCGACCACGGCTGGGAGAGGACGTCGTGGTCGACCGCGGCCACGGCGATGCTGGCGTACTCCGAGCTCATGCGCTCCGAGGCCACCGCTGCCGAGCGCCTCGCCGCCGACTGCCTGGCACCGGGGCCGGCCGCGTCGTCGCCCCAGTCGTGGTTCACGTTGCAGTCGGTCCACGGTGCCGCGGTCTTCGATCTGGGGGACCGGGCCGGCGGGCTGGCCGAGCTGCAGCAGGCGCGCTCGGACTTCGGCGCCGTCGAGGCGGGAGCCGAGCAGTGTGCCGCGATGGCGTTGCTGGAGTTCCGCGCCGCTCTGCTCCTCGGGCACTCGACTGCGGCCCTCAGCGCCCTGGCGTGGTTCGCAGAGCGAACCGGAGACAGCGGCGACCTCTCGACGATGCGCGCGTGGGTCGAGTCCGCGGGAGGCCGGCGGGACCAGGCACGCAGCCTGATCCGTCCGGTGTTGAACGGCTCGGCACGCACGTTGCTCCCTTCCACGGTGGTGGACGCCTGGCTGCTGGAGACGTCCATCGCGGTCGCCGCGGGCGAGCGGCCCGCCGCGCGCCGCGCGCTACAGACCGCGCTGGCCGTCGCCGAGCCGCTCGACGCGATCCGCCCGTTCGCCCTGGCCGAACCCAGCGTCCGCGAGCTGCTCATCCACCAGCACGGCAGCTTCGGAGCCTGGGACGAGATCGCGGACCGGGCGCTCGCCGCGGGAGCGGGTCACACGCCACAGCGGGCGATACTGAGCGAGCGGGAGATCACGGTGCTCGGGCTGCTCCCGTCCTTGCTGTCACTCGACGACATCGCCGCCGACCTCGCCGTCTCGGTGAACACCGTCAAGAGCCACGTGCGGTCGATCTACGCCAAGCTCGGCGTGAGCAGTCGCCGGCTCGCGGTGCTCGCGGCGCACGAGCACGGTCTGCTCGGCAGCGGAGCACGTTGA
- a CDS encoding LysR family transcriptional regulator: MHLEAFAPMYPDGQPVEARLIEALRESDAWIGALSLVAHLNSRSAAAIRASDRLRRTCGSVLPLGVVTVGLPSMCQPVNRRLLKVRSSFGRAEWDDVGRCKAVIGMEKAREIEVFLAVAEELHFGRAAARLHLTTSRVSQAIRALERRIGAPLFERTSRTVRLTPLGQALLDDVRPAVRQLEEALRRAKRSASREPQGVLQVYFANSLREELTAALVHGFIEAHPHVPLVRYAYPSMQHRRWCDHSRDDVYVSWFPDQPDVLNLPRVHTGPVILHEPRSVMVRNAHPLAGHEVVDIEELAEYDVLYPPPLTQRFADAWTPPVTPSGRPMRRVRRMTDSFMEEALTIVVHEDIAHVTISRPAPAVLRPGVVLVPLSGLPPFRLAPLWSIFAQNRWIRAFTELAAHTGSDAGWLDTGGG; the protein is encoded by the coding sequence GTGCACCTCGAGGCGTTCGCGCCGATGTACCCGGACGGGCAGCCGGTCGAGGCGAGGCTGATCGAGGCATTGCGCGAGAGCGACGCGTGGATCGGTGCGCTCTCCCTCGTCGCGCACTTGAACAGTCGATCCGCTGCGGCGATTCGTGCCTCTGATCGGCTTCGGAGGACGTGCGGTTCCGTGCTTCCGCTCGGCGTCGTCACAGTCGGCCTGCCCTCCATGTGCCAGCCGGTGAACCGGCGACTGTTGAAAGTCCGTAGCTCCTTCGGTCGTGCTGAGTGGGACGATGTCGGTCGATGTAAGGCTGTGATCGGAATGGAGAAAGCCCGGGAGATCGAGGTATTCCTCGCGGTCGCCGAAGAACTGCACTTCGGCCGGGCTGCCGCCCGCCTGCATCTGACGACCTCGCGGGTCAGCCAGGCGATCCGCGCGCTCGAGCGCCGCATCGGCGCGCCGCTGTTCGAGCGGACCAGCCGCACCGTGCGCCTCACCCCGCTGGGTCAAGCTCTCCTCGACGACGTACGCCCGGCCGTTCGACAGCTGGAAGAGGCACTGCGCAGGGCCAAGCGCTCGGCCAGCCGGGAGCCGCAGGGAGTACTGCAGGTCTATTTCGCCAACTCGCTGCGCGAGGAGTTGACCGCGGCCTTGGTGCACGGGTTCATCGAGGCCCACCCGCACGTCCCGCTGGTTCGCTACGCCTATCCGTCGATGCAGCACCGCCGATGGTGCGACCACTCGCGCGACGACGTGTACGTCAGCTGGTTTCCCGACCAGCCCGACGTCCTGAACCTGCCCCGGGTTCATACCGGACCGGTGATCCTGCACGAGCCCCGCTCGGTGATGGTCCGCAACGCCCACCCGCTGGCCGGGCACGAGGTGGTCGACATCGAGGAGCTCGCCGAGTACGACGTGCTCTACCCGCCCCCGCTGACCCAGCGGTTCGCCGATGCGTGGACCCCGCCGGTGACCCCGTCCGGGCGACCGATGAGGCGGGTACGGCGCATGACCGACAGCTTCATGGAGGAAGCCCTCACGATCGTGGTGCACGAGGACATCGCCCACGTGACCATCAGCCGGCCCGCACCGGCCGTGCTTCGGCCCGGCGTGGTGCTCGTGCCGCTGTCCGGGTTGCCGCCGTTCCGGCTGGCGCCTCTGTGGTCGATCTTCGCCCAGAACAGGTGGATCCGGGCGTTCACCGAACTGGCCGCGCACACCGGCTCCGACGCCGGCTGGTTGGACACCGGTGGTGGATGA
- a CDS encoding TRAP transporter substrate-binding protein has translation MTPRPIGRRSFLSAAGLGVCGLGLAGLGLSGCAAAQAAGQRSITTATYIPASYDDLYPGIQTFMDTLADQSGGAMTCDMFDSGALLGAEQLLPGLLLGAADVMFQTSSYVSSTYPILGAMELPFGTEDYAKQRRALDPAGPLMEVINTGLAPQGVRLLGGMPTTFEYLWTIDRPILKPEDARGLRIRVAGEIEGETVKALGGAPVSMGSAEVYEALERGTIDGMMSYVGTVVSRDLQEIIRYGTVAHFGAYTVDAYCRSGWYDEQPPDIKAALDAAGRALYADGTEVMAGVHEREYLPAVRAGGVELVEPGGAELAAFREAVAPVYGRWHDLLADPAVADRALQSIESA, from the coding sequence ATGACGCCCCGGCCGATCGGGCGGCGTTCGTTCCTGTCCGCTGCCGGGCTGGGGGTCTGCGGGCTGGGGCTCGCCGGGCTGGGGCTCTCCGGGTGCGCGGCGGCGCAGGCCGCCGGGCAGCGGTCCATCACCACCGCCACCTACATCCCGGCGTCCTACGACGACCTCTACCCCGGCATCCAGACGTTCATGGACACCCTCGCAGACCAGAGCGGCGGGGCGATGACCTGCGACATGTTCGACTCCGGCGCGCTGCTCGGCGCCGAGCAGCTGCTGCCGGGGCTGCTGCTCGGGGCTGCCGACGTGATGTTCCAGACCAGCTCGTACGTGTCCTCGACCTACCCGATCCTCGGCGCGATGGAGCTGCCCTTCGGCACGGAGGACTACGCGAAGCAGCGGCGCGCCCTGGACCCGGCAGGTCCGCTGATGGAGGTCATCAACACCGGGCTGGCGCCGCAGGGCGTGCGGCTGCTCGGCGGGATGCCCACCACCTTCGAGTACCTCTGGACCATCGACCGGCCGATCCTGAAGCCGGAGGACGCCCGCGGCCTGCGGATCAGGGTGGCCGGTGAGATCGAGGGCGAGACGGTCAAGGCGCTCGGCGGCGCACCCGTCTCGATGGGCTCCGCGGAGGTCTACGAGGCGCTCGAGCGCGGGACGATCGACGGGATGATGAGCTACGTCGGCACCGTCGTCTCCCGGGACCTGCAGGAGATCATCCGGTACGGCACGGTGGCCCACTTCGGGGCCTACACCGTCGACGCCTACTGCCGGTCCGGCTGGTACGACGAGCAGCCGCCGGACATCAAGGCGGCCCTCGACGCCGCGGGCCGCGCCCTCTACGCGGACGGCACGGAGGTGATGGCGGGCGTCCACGAGCGCGAGTACCTGCCCGCCGTGCGCGCGGGCGGGGTCGAGCTCGTCGAGCCCGGTGGGGCCGAGCTGGCCGCCTTCCGCGAGGCCGTCGCCCCCGTCTACGGGCGCTGGCACGACCTGCTGGCCGATCCGGCCGTCGCCGACCGGGCCCTGCAGTCCATCGAGAGCGCCTGA
- a CDS encoding MmgE/PrpD family protein, with amino-acid sequence MTTRIADLAEWATAVHTAAHIDESDEELAGRALVDTVAVTLAALDDPITGWTVGQPAALRWAAVGHVLDFDDVHLPSTSHVSVVCVPAALACGGGSREYLAAAGVMARLGAALGWEHYKAGWHATCTAGAPAAAVAAGLALGLDTGGLATAMALAVPAAGGVQRSFGTAGKALQVGFAAAAGVRAAHLAAAGASADPSALDQWFTLVGGSGPPELDGPVVPDGLAIKLHPCCYALQRPISAARAVPRMRPEDVVSIRVRTPQAALQPLIHSAPATGLEGKFSLEYSIAAALLDGFPGTAAFTDAAVERPEAKRLTGSVEVLAEPGGTHILAGDVRITVTRTDGTEEHAVLDVPDGHPLRPPSDADLAAKVTGCVGEERAATVLGLDWTAAAALLHRVLPEGGQTG; translated from the coding sequence GTGACGACCCGTATCGCCGACCTGGCCGAGTGGGCCACCGCCGTGCACACCGCCGCTCACATCGACGAGTCCGACGAGGAGCTGGCCGGGCGGGCGCTCGTCGACACCGTCGCCGTCACGCTCGCCGCGCTCGACGACCCGATCACCGGGTGGACGGTGGGCCAGCCCGCCGCGCTGCGGTGGGCCGCCGTGGGCCACGTCCTCGACTTCGACGACGTGCACCTGCCGTCGACGTCCCACGTGAGCGTGGTCTGCGTGCCGGCCGCGCTGGCCTGCGGCGGTGGCAGCCGCGAGTACCTGGCCGCTGCCGGGGTGATGGCGCGGCTCGGTGCGGCGCTGGGCTGGGAGCACTACAAGGCCGGCTGGCACGCCACCTGCACCGCGGGCGCGCCCGCCGCGGCGGTGGCGGCGGGGCTCGCACTCGGCCTGGACACAGGAGGGCTGGCCACGGCGATGGCGCTGGCGGTGCCGGCCGCAGGGGGCGTGCAGCGGTCCTTCGGCACGGCGGGAAAGGCACTACAGGTGGGCTTCGCCGCGGCAGCCGGGGTCCGGGCGGCGCACCTGGCGGCAGCCGGGGCATCCGCCGACCCCTCCGCCCTCGACCAGTGGTTCACCCTGGTCGGCGGCTCGGGCCCGCCGGAGCTCGACGGTCCGGTCGTGCCCGACGGTCTGGCGATCAAGCTGCATCCATGCTGCTACGCACTGCAGCGCCCGATCAGCGCTGCCCGCGCGGTGCCGCGGATGCGTCCGGAGGACGTGGTGTCCATCCGGGTCCGGACGCCGCAGGCCGCGCTGCAACCGTTGATCCACAGCGCGCCCGCGACGGGGCTGGAGGGGAAGTTCTCCCTCGAGTACTCGATCGCGGCCGCGCTGCTCGACGGCTTCCCCGGCACCGCTGCCTTCACCGACGCCGCTGTCGAGCGTCCGGAGGCGAAGCGCCTGACCGGTTCCGTGGAGGTGCTCGCGGAGCCCGGCGGCACGCACATCCTGGCGGGCGACGTCCGGATCACGGTCACCCGCACCGACGGCACGGAGGAACACGCGGTGCTGGACGTTCCCGATGGGCATCCGCTGCGGCCGCCGTCGGACGCCGACCTGGCCGCCAAGGTCACCGGCTGCGTCGGCGAGGAGCGGGCCGCCACGGTGCTCGGCCTCGACTGGACGGCCGCGGCGGCGCTGCTGCACCGCGTCCTGCCCGAAGGCGGGCAAACCGGTTGA